Proteins encoded by one window of Cyanobium sp. NS01:
- the glyQ gene encoding glycine--tRNA ligase subunit alpha: protein MHFQDIISTLNRFWAEQGCLILQPYDTEKGAGTMSPHTVLRAIGPEPWAVAYPEPCRRPTDGRYGDNPNRAQHYFQYQVLIKPSPDAIQETYLASLETLGIRAADHDIRFVEDNWESPTLGAWGVGWEVWLDGMEVTQFTYFQQCGGLDCRPVSIEITYGLERLAMYLQDVESIWDLAWNGVRSYGDIWLPFEKGQCTYNFEASNPERLQQLFALYEAEAGDLVERGLPAPALDYVLKCSHTFNLLEARGVISVTERTATIGRIRVLARQVAEAWLAERTALGFPLLSPERRQAWLEAQAPQPVA from the coding sequence ATGCACTTCCAGGACATCATCAGCACCCTCAACCGCTTCTGGGCTGAGCAGGGCTGTCTGATCCTGCAGCCCTACGACACCGAGAAGGGCGCCGGCACCATGAGTCCGCACACGGTGCTGCGGGCGATCGGGCCCGAGCCCTGGGCGGTGGCCTACCCCGAGCCCTGCCGCCGCCCCACCGACGGCCGCTACGGCGACAACCCCAACCGGGCCCAGCACTACTTCCAGTACCAGGTGCTGATCAAGCCGTCGCCCGATGCCATCCAGGAGACCTACCTGGCTTCCCTGGAGACCCTGGGCATCCGCGCCGCCGACCACGACATCCGCTTCGTGGAGGACAACTGGGAATCCCCCACCCTCGGCGCCTGGGGCGTGGGCTGGGAGGTGTGGCTCGATGGCATGGAGGTGACCCAGTTCACCTACTTCCAGCAGTGCGGCGGGCTCGACTGCCGGCCGGTGTCGATCGAGATCACCTATGGCCTCGAGCGTCTGGCCATGTATCTGCAGGACGTGGAGAGCATCTGGGATCTCGCCTGGAACGGCGTGCGCAGCTACGGCGACATCTGGCTGCCCTTCGAGAAGGGCCAGTGCACCTACAACTTCGAGGCCTCCAACCCCGAGCGGCTGCAGCAGCTGTTCGCCCTCTACGAGGCCGAGGCCGGCGATCTGGTGGAGCGGGGCCTGCCGGCCCCGGCGCTGGATTACGTGCTCAAGTGCAGCCACACCTTCAACCTGCTGGAGGCCCGCGGCGTGATCTCGGTGACCGAGCGCACGGCCACGATCGGCCGCATCCGCGTGCTGGCCCGCCAGGTGGCCGAGGCCTGGCTGGCGGAGCGCACGGCGCTGGGCTTCCCGCTGCTCAGCCCCGAGCGGCGCCAGGCCTGGCTCGAGGCCCAGGCCCCGCAGCCCGTGGCGTGA